ATTTAGACCTGCCCCTGGATTTGCACCCGTAAAGGGATCATTGGCGAATAGGAAGCGATCGCGTCCACCTCCACCTGTCAGCGAGTCACCGACTGTTGCCGTACCTGTGCCTACTGGGATTTGAATCGTCCCGGTGCCCCCTGCTAGCAAGTCATCCCCGTTCCCTCCATCCGCGACTATACGAATGGCTGTGTTTCTGGCATCGAGAGAATCATTCCCCTCACCGCCGTTAAACACAATCGAGGTGACACCCGTATTGCTGAGATCGTTCACAACAAACGTGTCGTTGCCCCCTACGCCGTTGACGTTGAAGATTTCAGAGGTGCTCACCGTCAAGGTAAATTGCCCAACGGCTTGTCCATCAATGGTAGGGCGATCGAGCAACACTTGACCTTGAGCATCTTTGCCCAACGTAAAGTTATCCCCTCGTGTTAGTGCCCCTTCTACAGCAACGGTGTCGGTGCCATCGCCTCCAGTCATCAAGTCGCTGCCTTCACCGTCCCGCCAGCCCATTAGATCATCGCCACTACCGCCCAACATGCGATCGTCACCTATGCCTGCGTTGATGATGTCGTTGCCAGCATCCCCGCTGATAGTGTCAATGCCTGTGCCACCTGTAATAACATCATTGCCATCCCTTGCCCGAATGATGTCATTGCCAGAACCACCGTTGATATTGTCGTTGCCTGCACCTGCATCAATCCGGTCATTACCAGAACTAGCGTTAATAGAGTCATCTCCACTGCCACCGCTAATGCGATCGTTGCCTGCGCCACCGTCAATTGAGTCGTTCCCGGTGCCACCAATCAACCTATCGTCGCCAGCACCCCCCGTGATGGTGTCACCATCAGCACCCCCATCGATGCGATCGTTGCCACTACCACCATTGCAATTGTCTCGTCCTGCGCCTCCTGAGAGTAAATCATTACCACCCTCGCCAAAATAGACATCTCTAAGATTGGTTCCTCTAAAGATATCTCTTAGATTACTACCACGTAGTCTAACTCCTCTTGCCATCGTACGTTCTCCTAAATGTAGTTAAGTGATGAG
This genomic stretch from Oscillatoria sp. FACHB-1407 harbors:
- a CDS encoding calcium-binding protein → MARGVRLRGSNLRDIFRGTNLRDVYFGEGGNDLLSGGAGRDNCNGGSGNDRIDGGADGDTITGGAGDDRLIGGTGNDSIDGGAGNDRISGGSGDDSINASSGNDRIDAGAGNDNINGGSGNDIIRARDGNDVITGGTGIDTISGDAGNDIINAGIGDDRMLGGSGDDLMGWRDGEGSDLMTGGDGTDTVAVEGALTRGDNFTLGKDAQGQVLLDRPTIDGQAVGQFTLTVSTSEIFNVNGVGGNDTFVVNDLSNTGVTSIVFNGGEGNDSLDARNTAIRIVADGGNGDDLLAGGTGTIQIPVGTGTATVGDSLTGGGGRDRFLFANDPFTGANPGAGLNRPDLITDYEIGQDQIALNRQTSGLTNLSFQRGDASQLTGDNNLVVLTDATGFANAGAAARAIADNSNFTGGRGLFVYFNTSLGISRVVFSEDLANNGRFSVLANLTNLTNVANQSSFTAADFSLA